Proteins from one Ipomoea triloba cultivar NCNSP0323 chromosome 1, ASM357664v1 genomic window:
- the LOC116014210 gene encoding soluble starch synthase 3, chloroplastic/amyloplastic yields MEVPLPFHKPLSSRTTLSGTATQFKIKPPFFGFFPHGTTSLSAHSSSQNKVQVVGGFLHHISASADFPRRKRKVSTPKSQGSSPKGFSSRTATGTSSQRRDQKNIKEKDNEQTSPSKESEVPSQKKIEVKIDDIENEIQGVEEVEESEGQSKDAGDSGRIPQAVPDNSQFASNGVGSKVVNNDIKSSEVKRVTGDDAPVVLDRVELGEMPLSDDKADYIKEKESLEFNNFQEIAIAETVLETDVLNEIDSEEAQVDIIRSDEVQDEDNEKNLSQKALSTVSDARDAAVGAVEGDRQLETTETIVVGEIENSDIDDGKDEDNEENLSQKALSTVSDAAVGTVEGDRQLETTETIVVGEIENSDIDDGKDEDNEENLSQKVLSTVSDARDAAVRTVEGDRQLETTETIVIGEIENSDIDDGKEEEDYSLKLKLEMEENLRRQAIERLAEENFLQGNKLFCYPEEVKPDEDVEIFLNRSLSTLLNEPDVLIMGGFNDWRWRSFTMNLSKTNLNGDWWSCRLHVPKEAYKIDFVFFNGKDVYDNNNMNDFSITVKDGMDALDFENFLLEEKQRELERIAKEQAQREREAEEKRRIEAEKAASEADRAQAREEVAKTRKILQAAIDKASKSVADNWYIEPKEFKSEDKVRLYYNNSSGPLSRAMEIWIHGGHNNWRHGLSIIAKLSKSKNKDGDWWYADVVVPDRALILDWVFADGPPGKAIVYDNNLRQDFHAVVPENIPEDLFWVEEEHQIYKRLQHERRLREEAMRAKAERTARIKAETKERTMKSFLLSQKHIVYTEPLDVQAGSTVTVYYNPANTVLNGKPEIWFRCSFNRWTHRLGPLPPQKMLPAENSSHVKATVKVPLDAYVMDFVFSEKENGGIFDNKNNMDYHIPVSGAIAKEPPMHIVHIAVEMAPIAKVGGLGDVVTSLSRAIQDLNHIVDIILPKYDCMNLTNVKDLQFHKSYSWGGTEVKVWFGKVEGLSVYFLEPQNGFFWKGCIYGSNNDTERFGFFCHAALEFLQQGGFHPDIIHCHDWSSAPVAWLFKEQYRHYGLSKARAVFTIHNLEFGAHFIAKAMQYSDKATTVSPNYSKEVSGNPVIAPHLYKFHGILNGIDPDIWDPYNDKFIPISYTSENVVEGKRAAKEALQQRLGLKKDDRPLVGIITRLTHQKGIHLIKHALSRTLERDGQVVLLGSAPDPRIQNEFVDLANHMHSAFHGRARLCLTYDEPLSHLIYAGADFILVPSIFEPCGLTQLVAMRYGSIPVVRKTGGLYDTVFDVDHDKERARASGIEPNGFSFDGADAAGVDYALNRAITAWYDTRDWFNSLCKKVMEQDWSWNRPALDYLELYHAARK; encoded by the exons TCTTCTTCTCAGAACAAAGTTCAAGTGGTGGGAGGGTTTCTACATCATATCAGTGCAAGTGCAG atTTTCCAAGAAGGAAGAGAAAAGTTTCTACTCCAAAGAGTCAAGGCTCTTCTCCTAAGGGATTTTCATCCAGAACAGCAACCGGAACAAGTAGCCAGAGAAGGGATCAGAAGAACATCAAGGAAAAAGATAATGAACAAACTTCACCATCCAAAGAATCTGAAGTTCCCTCCCAGAAAAAGATTGAGGTCAAAATTGATgacattgaaaatgaaattcaagGAGTTGAAGAAGTAGAGGAAAGTGAAGGTCAAAGTAAGGATGCCGGTGACTCGGGCAGAATTCCACAAGCTGTTCCTGATAATAGTCAATTTGCAAGTAATGGAGTAGGCAGCAAAGTTGTAAATAATGATATAAAGTCGAGTGAAGTGAAAAGAGTAACCGGAGATGATGCTCCGGTTGTTTTAGATAGAGTTGAGTTAGGAGAAATGCCATTAAGCGATGACAAGGCAGACTACataaaagagaaagaaagtTTGGAGTTCAACAATTTCCAGGAAATTGCTATTGCAGAAACAGTCTTGGAAACTGATGTTCTGAATGAGATAGATTCGGAGGAGGCTCAGGTGGATATTATCAGAAGTGATGAAGtgcaagatgaagacaatgagaAAAATCTGTCACAAAAAGCGTTGAGTACAGTGAGTGATGCTCGAGATGCTGCAGTCGGGGCTGTTGAAGGAGATAGGCAATTAGAAACTACAGAGACTATTGTTGTAGGAGAAATTGAAAACAGTGATATTGATGAtggtaaagatgaagacaatgaggAAAATCTGTCACAAAAAGCGTTGAGTACAGTGAGTGATGCTGCAGTCGGGACTGTTGAAGGAGATAGGCAATTAGAAACTACGGAGACTATTGTTGTAGGAGAAATTGAAAACAGTGATATTGATGAtggtaaagatgaagacaatgaggAAAATCTGTCACAAAAAGTGTTGAGTACAGTGAGTGATGCTCGAGATGCTGCAGTCAGGACTGTTGAAGGAGATAGGCAATTAGAAACCACAGAGACTATTGTTATAGGAGAAATTGAAAACAGTGATATTGATGATGGTAAAGAGGAGGAAGATTATTCTTTAAAGTTGAAGCTAGAGATGGAAGAAAATTTACGTAGACAGGCTATAGAAAGGCTTGCTGAGGAAAACTTCTTGCAAGGGAACAAATTATTCTGTTATCCTGAGGAGGTAAAACCCGATGAAGATGTAGAAATATTTCTTAACAGAAGTCTCTCCACTTTGTTGAATGAGCCTGATGTATTGATCATGGGAGGATTTAATGACTGGCGTTGGAGATCTTTTACCATGAACCTTAGCAAGACTAATTTAAATGGGGATTGGTGGTCTTGCAGGCTTCATGTTCCCAAGGAAGCATACAAGATTGACTTTGTGTTTTTCAATGGAAAAGATGTCTATGATAACAATAATATGAATGACTTCTCTATAACTGTAAAAGATGGTATGGATGCTTTGGACTTTGAAAATTTCTTGCTTGAGGAGAAACAGAGGGAGCTGGAAAGAATTGCTAAGGAACAAGCTCAAAGAGAAAGGGAAGcagaagaaaagagaagaataGAAGCAGAGAAAGCTGCAAGTGAAGCCGATAGAGCACAGGCAAGAGAAGAGGTTGCAAAGACACGGAAAATTTTGCAAGCAGCAATTGATAAGGCTTCAAAGTCTGTTGCTGACAACTGGTATATAGAGCCCAAAGAATTCAAAAGTGAGGACAAGGTTAGATTGTACTATAACAATAGTTCAGGTCCACTTTCCCGTGCTATGGAAATATGGATTCATGGAGGACATAATAATTGGAGGCATGGTTTGTCTATCATTGCAAAGCTTTCCAAATCCAAGAACAAGGATGGTGACTGGTGGTATGCTGACG TTGTTGTTCCTGATCGAGCACTCATCTTGGATTGGGTCTTTGCTGATGGGCCACCTGGGAAGGCAATTGTTTATGATAACAATCTTCGGCAGGACTTTCATGCCGTTGTCCCAGAAAATATTCCAGAAGACTTGTTTTGGGTTGAGGAAGAACATCAAATATATAAGAGACTTCAGCATGAGAGAAGGTTAAGAGAAGAGGCAATGCGTGCTAAG GCTGAAAGAACAGCACGTATTAAGGCTGAGACGAAGGAAAGGACTATGAAATCATTTTTGTTATCTCAGAAACACATAGTATATACTGAGCCTCTTGATGTCCAAGCTGGAAGTACAGTCACAGTTTACTATAATCCTGCTAATACAGTCCTAAATGGGAAACCTGAAATCTGGTTCAGATGCTCATTTAATCGTTGGACTCACCGCTTGGGCCCACTGCCACCTCAAAAAATGTTGCCCGCCGAAAACAGTTCACATGTTAAGGCAACTG TCAAGGTTCCATTGGATGCATATGTGATGGACTTTGTATTCTCCGAGAAAGAAAATGGAGGAATTTTTGACAACAAGAATAACATGGACTATCACATACCCGTGTCTGGTGCAATTGCAAAAGAACCTCCAATGCACATTGTGCATATTGCGGTTGAAATGGCTCCCATTGCAAAG GTGGGAGGCCTTGGTGATGTTGTCACTAGTCTTTCCCGTGCTATTCAGGATTTAAACCACATTGTGGACATCATCCTTCCCAAGTACGACTGTATGAACTTAACTAAT GTTAAGGACTTACAGTTTCACAAAAGCTACTCTTGGGGTGGAACTGAAGTAAAAGTTTGGTTTGGGAAAGTTGAAGGCCTCTCGGTGTACTTTTTGGAGCCGCAAAATGG GTTCTTTTGGAAAGGATGCATATATGGCTCTAACAATGACACCGAGAGATTTGGCTTCTTTTGTCATGCTGCTCTGGAGTTTCTACAGCAGGGTGGATTCCATCCA GATATTATTCATTGCCATGATTGGTCTAGCGCTCCAGTTGCGTGGTTGTTTAAGGAACAATACAGGCATTATGGTCTTAGCAAAGCTCGTGCTGTTTTCACAATTCACAACCTTGAATTCGGTGCACATTTCATCGCAAAAGCAATGCAATATTCGGACAAAGCTACCACT GTATCACCCAATTATTCAAAGGAAGTATCTGGAAACCCCGTCATTGCCCCTCATCTTTACAAGTTTCATGGTATACTTAATGGGATTGACCCTGACATCTGGGATCCGTACAATGATAAGTTCATCCCG ATTTCGTATACCTCGGAGAATGTGGTCGAAGGCAAACGGGCCGCAAAGGAAGCTTTACAGCAGAGACTTGGGCTGAAAAAGGATGATCGTCCTTTGGTAGGAATTATTACTCGTCTAACGCACCAGAAAGGAATCCACCTCATTAAACACGCCCTATCTCGCACGTTAGAACGTGATGGACAG GTTGTCTTGCTAGGTTCGGCCCCCGACCCTCGCATTCAAAATGAGTTTGTTGATTTGGCAAACCATATGCATTCAGCATTTCATGGCCGGGCACGTCTCTGTCTAACATACGATGAGCCTCTTTCTCACCTG ATATATGCTGGTGCAGATTTCATTCTAGTCCCGTCAATATTTGAGCCATGCGGACTAACTCAGCTCGTAGCAATGAGATATGGTTCAATACCTGTTGTTCGTAAAACTGGAG GACTTTACGATACTGTATTTGATGTTGACCACGACAAAGAGAGAGCTCGAGCTAGCGGTATTGAACCAAATGGATTCAGCTTTGATGGAGCAGATGCTGCCGGAGTTGATTATGCACTCAATAG AGCAATCACTGCTTGGTATGATACTCGGGATTGGTTCAATTCACTATGCAAGAAGGTTATGGAGCAGGATTGGTCTTGGAATCGCCCGGCTCTTGATTACTTGGAACTTTACCATGCAGCTCGGAAATGA